DNA from Halorarum salinum:
GTCGCGATGACTCTACTCGATTCGCATCCCCACGCAGCGGCAGTTTCTCGCTGAACCGTGTCCGAAGGATGGGGTTCAACAAAGTCCCCTGGCCGTAGGTCATCCGTACGAACACGGCGGTGGTCGGCGGGGAATCGTCGGATTGGCGAACGCCTGCTGCTCGAGCGAGCGGGACGTTGAAGCGACCGCCTTCGAGGAGCCAGAAATCGGAGCAGGGGCCCCACGGCGCGGTTCGGGAGGGATTCACGCTCCCTTCGAGACGCCTGAGAGGATCACCGTTAGTCCTCGAACAGTGGTCGTGAAGTGACATTCGGCAAGTAGCCGTCGAATATCTCTTTTTTTTTCGCGTGATAACGAATGGCACGGCGGATTTCCGTAGCACCATGCCCCAAGCCACCGTCGCCACTCGAGACGGGACCACGACCACGCTGCCCGAGGAAACTGTCGAGGCGTTCCGCCAGCGCCTGCGCGGCCCGCTACTCTCTCCCGGGGACGAGGGGTTCGAGGAGGCGACGCGCATCTGGAACGGCATGATCGAGAAAACGCCCGCGCTCGTGGTCCGGCCGACGGGGACGGCCGACGTCGTGGCCGCGGTGAACTTCGCCCGCGACGACGACCTCCTACTCTCGGTGAAGGGTGGCGGCCACAACATCGCGGGCACGGCGCTGGCCGACGACGGCCTGACCATCGACACGTCCCGACTCCGCGGGGTCCTCGTCGATCCCGAAGAGCAGATCGCGACGGCCCAAGCTGGCTGCCTCCTCGGCGATCTGGATCGGGAAACCCAGCTCCACGGTCTGGTCACGCCAGGAGGCTTCGTCTCCGAAACCGGGTTGGCCGGCCTGACCCTCGGCGGTGGCTTCGGCTATCTGACCCGCCGGTTCGGCTGGACGGTCGACGACCTGCTCGAGGTCGAGATCGTCACCGCCGATGGGGAGGTCCGTCGCGCTAGCCGCGAGGAAAGCGAGGACCTCTTTTGGGCGGTCCGCGGCGCCGGCCACCACTTCGGCGTCGTTACCTCGTTCACGTTCGAGCTCCACGAGGTCGGTCCGACCGTCTACGGCGGACTCATCGCCTGGCCGTTCGAACGGGCCGACGAGTTCCTCGAGGCCTATCGGGAACTCACCGCCGAAGCGCCCAGGGAACTCACGGCATTCGTGATCATCCGTCGAGCCCCGCCCGCACCCTTCGTCCCCGAGGAGTGGCACGGTAAGCGAATCTGCGCCATGACCGTCTGCTACAGCGGTGACCTCGGGCGGTCGATCCGTACGCGGCTTTGCCATCGCTAACGACGAATGGGAAAACATTGCAGGCGGCGTGTTCCCCCTCTCTGAGAACGGTTCTCCACACCTCCCATGGGAGAACAGGTTCCGTCCGGGAATCGCAGGACCTAACCCCCTGGATGGTCTATATCCTGATATAATTCTTGACCGTTCTGCGCTAGGGAGTGGAGCACTCGGAGTTCGGCGGTTCGGGGGAGGCACAGGTAGTGCAAGCACGATCCGGTCCGGCGGAGTGGCGATGCTCGTGAGTCAGCCGTCT
Protein-coding regions in this window:
- a CDS encoding FAD-binding oxidoreductase is translated as MPQATVATRDGTTTTLPEETVEAFRQRLRGPLLSPGDEGFEEATRIWNGMIEKTPALVVRPTGTADVVAAVNFARDDDLLLSVKGGGHNIAGTALADDGLTIDTSRLRGVLVDPEEQIATAQAGCLLGDLDRETQLHGLVTPGGFVSETGLAGLTLGGGFGYLTRRFGWTVDDLLEVEIVTADGEVRRASREESEDLFWAVRGAGHHFGVVTSFTFELHEVGPTVYGGLIAWPFERADEFLEAYRELTAEAPRELTAFVIIRRAPPAPFVPEEWHGKRICAMTVCYSGDLGRSIRTRLCHR